A genomic region of Solanum dulcamara chromosome 2, daSolDulc1.2, whole genome shotgun sequence contains the following coding sequences:
- the LOC129875206 gene encoding uncharacterized protein LOC129875206 isoform X1 encodes MARIITAVAQAKEHKQNQDIRPTGAPTKGKYVPLQQNNGGPGKIATPSSTPNIYVDLVMQDQTTNQDAGEPTNQRNSTVKSSSTMQERTPSQRQGIDLSLPQLHSPHIICTSTVLTGSTQGTNATRNSGIDLLLPIPLSPPLYTAAAAADPVVDGGKAESVQENSTNMQDGETNRGRVLPHAMHGNTTDLRSDSRAPATSAHKTQIVNSTPATIPADDIYEEEIQRMTSSQGLSTRGIHRTRFSTKSKSFTISTPTGRPSIKIHIPKSSK; translated from the exons ATGGCTCGGATCATCACAGCAGTAGCTCAAGCCAAGGAGCACAAG CAGAACCAGGACATCAGACCCACAGGAGCACCAACCAAAGGTAAATATGTACCATTGCAGCAGAACAATGGTGGTCCAGGTAAGATTGCTACTCCTAGTTCTACTCCCAACatttatgttgatcttgttatgCAAGATCAAACTACtaaccaagatgcaggagaACCAACCAACCAAAGGAACTCAACTGtgaagagttcatcaacaatGCAGGAAAGAACTCCAAGCCAaagacaaggtattgacttatctctcccacagcTCCATTCCCCCCATATTATATGCACAAGTACTGTCTTAACAGGTTCTACTCAAGGGACCAATGCAACAAGGaattcaggtattgacttattactCCCAATACCCCTGAGCCCCCCACTTtatactgctgctgctgctgctgatCCAGTAGTTGATGGAGGCAAGGCTGAAAGTGTACAAGAGAACTCCACTAACATGCAGGATGGGGAAACCAACAGGGGAAGGGTATTGCCTCATGCTATGCATGGGAACACTACTGACCTTAGGAGTGACTCTAGAGCTCCTGCTACCTCTGCACACAAGACTCAAATAGTCAATTCAACCCCTGCAACTATCCCTGCTGATGATATCTATGAGGAAGAGATTCAACGAATGACTAGTTCACAGGGCCTATCTACTAGAGGGATACATAGGACCAGATTTAGCACTAAGTCAAAAAGCTTTACTATA
- the LOC129875206 gene encoding uncharacterized protein LOC129875206 isoform X3, giving the protein MSFLQNQDIRPTGAPTKGKYVPLQQNNGGPGKIATPSSTPNIYVDLVMQDQTTNQDAGEPTNQRNSTVKSSSTMQERTPSQRQGIDLSLPQLHSPHIICTSTVLTGSTQGTNATRNSGIDLLLPIPLSPPLYTAAAAADPVVDGGKAESVQENSTNMQDGETNRGRVLPHAMHGNTTDLRSDSRAPATSAHKTQIVNSTPATIPADDIYEEEIQRMTSSQGLSTRGIHRTRFSTKSKSFTISTPTGRPSIKIHIPKSSK; this is encoded by the exons ATGAGCTTCCTG CAGAACCAGGACATCAGACCCACAGGAGCACCAACCAAAGGTAAATATGTACCATTGCAGCAGAACAATGGTGGTCCAGGTAAGATTGCTACTCCTAGTTCTACTCCCAACatttatgttgatcttgttatgCAAGATCAAACTACtaaccaagatgcaggagaACCAACCAACCAAAGGAACTCAACTGtgaagagttcatcaacaatGCAGGAAAGAACTCCAAGCCAaagacaaggtattgacttatctctcccacagcTCCATTCCCCCCATATTATATGCACAAGTACTGTCTTAACAGGTTCTACTCAAGGGACCAATGCAACAAGGaattcaggtattgacttattactCCCAATACCCCTGAGCCCCCCACTTtatactgctgctgctgctgctgatCCAGTAGTTGATGGAGGCAAGGCTGAAAGTGTACAAGAGAACTCCACTAACATGCAGGATGGGGAAACCAACAGGGGAAGGGTATTGCCTCATGCTATGCATGGGAACACTACTGACCTTAGGAGTGACTCTAGAGCTCCTGCTACCTCTGCACACAAGACTCAAATAGTCAATTCAACCCCTGCAACTATCCCTGCTGATGATATCTATGAGGAAGAGATTCAACGAATGACTAGTTCACAGGGCCTATCTACTAGAGGGATACATAGGACCAGATTTAGCACTAAGTCAAAAAGCTTTACTATA
- the LOC129875206 gene encoding uncharacterized protein LOC129875206 isoform X5, which yields MQGIDHNNTKSNTNPENITTNLQQNQDIRPTGAPTKGKYVPLQQNNGGPGEPTNQRNSTVKSSSTMQERTPSQRQGIDLSLPQLHSPHIICTSTVLTGSTQGTNATRNSGIDLLLPIPLSPPLYTAAAAADPVVDGGKAESVQENSTNMQDGETNRGRVLPHAMHGNTTDLRSDSRAPATSAHKTQIVNSTPATIPADDIYEEEIQRMTSSQGLSTRGIHRTRFSTKSKSFTISTPTGRPSIKIHIPKSSK from the exons ATGCAGGGCATTGATCATAACAATACCAAGTCTAATACCAATCCTGAAAACATTACCACCAACTTGCAGCAGAACCAGGACATCAGACCCACAGGAGCACCAACCAAAGGTAAATATGTACCATTGCAGCAGAACAATGGTGGTCCAG gagaACCAACCAACCAAAGGAACTCAACTGtgaagagttcatcaacaatGCAGGAAAGAACTCCAAGCCAaagacaaggtattgacttatctctcccacagcTCCATTCCCCCCATATTATATGCACAAGTACTGTCTTAACAGGTTCTACTCAAGGGACCAATGCAACAAGGaattcaggtattgacttattactCCCAATACCCCTGAGCCCCCCACTTtatactgctgctgctgctgctgatCCAGTAGTTGATGGAGGCAAGGCTGAAAGTGTACAAGAGAACTCCACTAACATGCAGGATGGGGAAACCAACAGGGGAAGGGTATTGCCTCATGCTATGCATGGGAACACTACTGACCTTAGGAGTGACTCTAGAGCTCCTGCTACCTCTGCACACAAGACTCAAATAGTCAATTCAACCCCTGCAACTATCCCTGCTGATGATATCTATGAGGAAGAGATTCAACGAATGACTAGTTCACAGGGCCTATCTACTAGAGGGATACATAGGACCAGATTTAGCACTAAGTCAAAAAGCTTTACTATA
- the LOC129875206 gene encoding uncharacterized protein LOC129875206 isoform X2, with product MARIITAVAQAKEHKNQDIRPTGAPTKGKYVPLQQNNGGPGKIATPSSTPNIYVDLVMQDQTTNQDAGEPTNQRNSTVKSSSTMQERTPSQRQGIDLSLPQLHSPHIICTSTVLTGSTQGTNATRNSGIDLLLPIPLSPPLYTAAAAADPVVDGGKAESVQENSTNMQDGETNRGRVLPHAMHGNTTDLRSDSRAPATSAHKTQIVNSTPATIPADDIYEEEIQRMTSSQGLSTRGIHRTRFSTKSKSFTISTPTGRPSIKIHIPKSSK from the exons ATGGCTCGGATCATCACAGCAGTAGCTCAAGCCAAGGAGCACAAG AACCAGGACATCAGACCCACAGGAGCACCAACCAAAGGTAAATATGTACCATTGCAGCAGAACAATGGTGGTCCAGGTAAGATTGCTACTCCTAGTTCTACTCCCAACatttatgttgatcttgttatgCAAGATCAAACTACtaaccaagatgcaggagaACCAACCAACCAAAGGAACTCAACTGtgaagagttcatcaacaatGCAGGAAAGAACTCCAAGCCAaagacaaggtattgacttatctctcccacagcTCCATTCCCCCCATATTATATGCACAAGTACTGTCTTAACAGGTTCTACTCAAGGGACCAATGCAACAAGGaattcaggtattgacttattactCCCAATACCCCTGAGCCCCCCACTTtatactgctgctgctgctgctgatCCAGTAGTTGATGGAGGCAAGGCTGAAAGTGTACAAGAGAACTCCACTAACATGCAGGATGGGGAAACCAACAGGGGAAGGGTATTGCCTCATGCTATGCATGGGAACACTACTGACCTTAGGAGTGACTCTAGAGCTCCTGCTACCTCTGCACACAAGACTCAAATAGTCAATTCAACCCCTGCAACTATCCCTGCTGATGATATCTATGAGGAAGAGATTCAACGAATGACTAGTTCACAGGGCCTATCTACTAGAGGGATACATAGGACCAGATTTAGCACTAAGTCAAAAAGCTTTACTATA
- the LOC129875206 gene encoding uncharacterized protein LOC129875206 isoform X4 has translation MQGIDHNNTKSNTNPENITTNLQQNQDIRPTGAPTKGKYVPLQQNNGGPDAGEPTNQRNSTVKSSSTMQERTPSQRQGIDLSLPQLHSPHIICTSTVLTGSTQGTNATRNSGIDLLLPIPLSPPLYTAAAAADPVVDGGKAESVQENSTNMQDGETNRGRVLPHAMHGNTTDLRSDSRAPATSAHKTQIVNSTPATIPADDIYEEEIQRMTSSQGLSTRGIHRTRFSTKSKSFTISTPTGRPSIKIHIPKSSK, from the exons ATGCAGGGCATTGATCATAACAATACCAAGTCTAATACCAATCCTGAAAACATTACCACCAACTTGCAGCAGAACCAGGACATCAGACCCACAGGAGCACCAACCAAAGGTAAATATGTACCATTGCAGCAGAACAATGGTGGTCCAG atgcaggagaACCAACCAACCAAAGGAACTCAACTGtgaagagttcatcaacaatGCAGGAAAGAACTCCAAGCCAaagacaaggtattgacttatctctcccacagcTCCATTCCCCCCATATTATATGCACAAGTACTGTCTTAACAGGTTCTACTCAAGGGACCAATGCAACAAGGaattcaggtattgacttattactCCCAATACCCCTGAGCCCCCCACTTtatactgctgctgctgctgctgatCCAGTAGTTGATGGAGGCAAGGCTGAAAGTGTACAAGAGAACTCCACTAACATGCAGGATGGGGAAACCAACAGGGGAAGGGTATTGCCTCATGCTATGCATGGGAACACTACTGACCTTAGGAGTGACTCTAGAGCTCCTGCTACCTCTGCACACAAGACTCAAATAGTCAATTCAACCCCTGCAACTATCCCTGCTGATGATATCTATGAGGAAGAGATTCAACGAATGACTAGTTCACAGGGCCTATCTACTAGAGGGATACATAGGACCAGATTTAGCACTAAGTCAAAAAGCTTTACTATA